Within the Govania unica genome, the region GGGGCAGATGTCGGATTTCTTTGATGTGGAACGGGTGGAAGTCCTCCGTGGCCCGCAGGGAACTCTTTATGGTCGTAACGCCACGGGCGGCATCATCAATGTCATTTCGCGTGCCCCGTCGTCCGAGTTTGGTGGCAAGGTTCGGTTGGGCTATGGAAACTATAACACATTAGAAGGGGCGGGTTATGTCACTGGCTCGCTCGTGGAAGATAAACTGACGGCAAGCCTTGCAGTAAATTATCGTCGTCACGATGCCTTTTTCGAGAATATTGCACCGGGCGGGCACGACATCGGCACGGGGAACAGCGCTGGTGCCCGAATGCAGGTTCGACTGCAAGTCAATGAAAATATAACTGCCACGACACGCGCGGATTATGGACAGGTTGACGAATATTTCGAAAGCTATGATCATCTGCTTGCTCCGCTGACGATCAATGCGCCGCTTGCCAATTCTCTGGTTGGCAGCTATCGGAAGGTCGCGCTGAATGCCGATCAACGGTTGAAGTCTTGGATCGGTGGTGTTTCCGAAGAAATTAATTGGAAACTGAACGATAGCTTGACCTTGAATTCCATCACCGCATGGCGCCAAATCAAAACACGTGCGTATAATGATAACGATGCGAGTGAATTGGATCTTTTGCTCTTTCGTTCGACGAGTGACACACGTCAACTCTCACAAGAGTTCAACCTTCAGTATGTTTCGGACAAGTTCCGGGCAGTTGGCGGACTGTATTATTTCCATGATGAGGACACGCCGGGTAGCTTTGTAACGCAAACAGCCAGTCTGACGACGCGGGGGGCTTTCCCCGAGGTTCAAAGTGATTCCTATGCTGCTTATGCACAAGGTGATTATGAAATTCTGTCCGATCTGAGACTTGTCGTTGGTGCTCGTTACACCACCGAAAAGAAGAAGATGAATCAGAATTTCCAAGCAAAATCCATTAACCCGGCCACGATGGGAAACAACTTGCCAGGCTTCCCGGTCATTTTCGATATCGATCGTCGGGATAATGCCTTTACGCCCAAAGTCGGACTTGATTATCAGGCCAATGACAACCTGTTCCTTTATGCTTCGGCGACCAAAGGCTTCAAAAGTGGCGGCTTTAATAGTCAGGCGACCAATCCTCTGACCGCCGGTTATGCCCCCGAAATGCTGTGGTCATATGAACTGGGCGCAAAGACACAATGGTTCGACCGCCGTCTTCGGCTGAATCTGACGGGCTTCTACTATGACTACACAGACCTGCAAGTTCGTCAGTTGCTTGGCCCGGGAAATTCGGTCATCAGCAACGCCGCTTCGGCCACGGTTAAGGGCCTTGAGCTTGAGGTCATAGCCAAGCCTGTGTCCGAGATCCAGCTGTCGGGAAATTTGTCCTATTTGCGGGCACGTTATGACAGCTTCCCCACAGCATCAATTCCGGGCGGCTTTTCTCCCTACGTGCCGAACCAGAATTGCAAAGCAGGCGTCTGCACGATCAATGCTTCAGGTCATACGCTTGATGGATCGCCGGAATGGTCCGGAATGGTCGCTCTTGACTATATGCCGCAAATTGGCGGTTACGACCTGAATCTTCATGTCGATTACGCTTTCCGCGCGCGGACCTATTTTGATGCATCCAATATCTTGCTTGCGAGCCAGAAGGCATATGGGCTCTTCAACGCAAATATCAGCATCAGCCCGAGCGATGCGGGTGGTTGGAAGCTTGAGCTGTACGGAAAGAACCTGGCGAATGAGAAATATTATCAGGTCGTTTCCGGCAACGGCATGGCGCCGGGCGGTATCGTGGGCGATCCACGTACTTATGGCATTCGCGCCAGCTATAACTGGTAAGTCTGCTTAATATCTGTTCCCTGGATTGCGTCGGAGAGGACAATGCACAGTTCAATCAGTTCCGAGGTTAAAATTGTCCAGGGAATAGTCAGGGGTGCCGAGGAAGACGGCGTTTGCCGCTTCCTCGGCATACCTTATGCCAAACCACCCGTTGGTGAATTGCGCTGGCAGGCACCACAACCACCCGAGCCATGGCCAGGGGTGCGGGACGCATTTGAGTTTGGTCCTGCTGCCGTCCAGACTGTTGGTGCAGGTTTTAACATCCGCGCATCGTCCATGAGTGAGGATTGTCTTACGCTCAATGTCTGGACAGCCAATCTTACGCCTGATGCGCGTCAGCCCGTCATGCTGTGGATTCATGGCGGCGGCAATTTAGGGGGATCCCGCTCCGAAGATGCCTTTGACGGTGCAAATCTCGCACGACAAGGGATAACGGCTGTTACCTTTAACTATCGTTTGGGGGCGTTTGGATTTCTGGCGCATCCGGATGTCGGCGCGAATTTTGGGGTGCTGGATTACGTCGCTGTCCTCGAATGGGTACGCGACAATATCAGTCAGTTCGGCGGCGATCCCGGAAATGTGACAATCTTCGGTGAATCTGCCGGCGCAGTTGCTGTTCGCACATTACTGTCTACGCCGAAGGCACGTGGTCTGTTTCATCGTGGCATTATTCAAAGCGCTGGCTTTGAACAATATTCCTTTGCTCCGGGTTGGTCATACGATCGCGCGGAGGCTGCTGCGGAGCGATTGTTTGAGCGGCTTGGCAGTCGAGATCTGGATGTATTACGGCAGATTCCGACGGAAGAGCTCCGTATCGCATCACATGAAAACTGTGGCATTTTCCCCCCGCCAGGGCAGGTCCATACGCCAGCTAATCTGGTCTGGATGCCTGTTCCTGATAATGAAATATTAATGGCGGGCAGCTTTCCCGGATGGCCGGAAGATGTGCCGGTCATGTTCGGGTGCCTTGAAAATGAGGCACGATACTTCATCAAACCACAAGGAAGCTATGATTGGAATGTCGTGCGCCACATGGCGACGGCATTGGCCGGTCCAAAAGCAGATGACGTGATGGCCGTTCTGAAAGGCGCGAACCTCTCGCCATACGAGGCATTGGACAAGTTGTTTTCGACCGTGATCTGGTTCGAACCCGCCTTGGCCACGATCAAGCGCTTTGGGGCTTTGGGGCGGAGATTCTATTATTACCATTTCGCCCGTGTCTCTCCCGGGGCACGCAAAAGTCAGGATCTCGTGAAGCATTCAGCGGAAATCCGCTATGTCTTCGGAAACCTGACGGATGATCAGGCATATGACGAAACAGATCGTGTGATTTCGGCTGGTCTTCAAAATGCCTGGATTGAATTTGCACGAACAGGTGTGCCAAGAAGTCCGGATGGATCTGCATGGCCCGCCTATAATGATCAGAGATCCCAGATTAGCTGGATCGAAGACGATTTCCAGGCGCGTGATCTTGACGTATCGGAGCTGACCTCGATCATCCATTCATTGCGCACCTGAAAAGACGACACCATAAAATTCTGCTTTTCGCGCGATAGAAATAATATGAGGAAATGATTATGTTCAAAAGAAATCGTATTGCCGAAATGCTTGAAAACAAGCAGGTGCCTCTTGGTATGCAGGTTTTCACTGGTCATCCTGCACTAATCGAAATTCTCGGTTTGACGGGATTTGATTTTGTCATGCTTGATACGGAGCATTCCCCCAATAATGCCCGTGATATGGAACATTTGGTGCGCGCTGCCGATACGGTGGGGCTTGCGACCTTTGTGCGTGTTTCAAAGCATGATGATGAAAGCGACATTCATCGTGCGCTCGAAGCGGGCGCGGTTGGTATTTTCCTGCCATTGATCAAAACGGCTGAAGATGTAAAGCGCGCCGCCGATGCCGCCTACTTCCCGATGAAGGGCAAGCGTGGAATTTGTCCGTCATTGCGGGCAGCTCGTTACAACTGGAATACATTCGACGAATATGCTCGGTGGAACAATGATGAAGTCATGTTGGTGCCCATGATCGAGCAAGTGGAGGCCGTGGAAAATATCGAAGAAATCTGCGCCCTCGAAGACGTGAAAATGATTGTCTTCGCGGCAGGCGACCTTGCTTACGCTATGGGCGAAGCCTCCTTGATGATGGATAGTCCAAAAGTTCAAGCTGCCTACAGAAAAGTTCTGGACGCAGCCAAGCGTCATAACGTCGCCGTAAATGGTGGGCCTATTCTGGATGCGACCCCGGAAAGCTGCCGAAAAGCGCTTGATTCAGGTGTTTCGGTCTTCACATTGGGCCTTGATACACTCGCCTTCCGACGCTTTTGCGAAGACACAGTAGGGGCCCTGAATACGGGGATCGAGGGCAGCGATTTTACCCGCCCTCCAGCTCCAATCAGCGGCTTTAAAGCCAAAAAAGCATGATCAATATCCAGGGGAGCTTGAAAATATGAGAATCCTGATAAGATGCATGGCAATGGTCGCTACGATCATAGCCATGCCAAGCATAGTATCCGCGGCAGAAACGGCACGAGCCCAATCGGTCATTTCAAATTGCGATGCAATCAAGCGCACCGATTTTTCAACCATTCCGGAAGCGCCGACAGACGTCATCAGCGCTAAGCAGGTGGTTGCTGTGAATGATGTGCCTGCGCATTGTGAAGTCGAGGGCATTGTTGCGCCAAATGTCGGTTTCAAAATTAAGCTGCCTGAAGAAAACTGGAATGGCCGATTCTTCATGCATGGATGCGGAAACTATTGCGGTACGTTTGATTATGAAAAATATTGCGAAAAGCCGCTTCGTAAGGGTTATGCTTGTATCGTAACCAATGCTGGCCATGTTACTCGTCCTGCCGACGTCAATTGGACCGATGGACAGTGGGCTTACAATAATCTTCAGGCCGAGCTTGATTATGGTGGACGTGCAAGCCACGTGACCGCCGTAGCCGGCAAGGCCATTACGGCAAGCTTTTACAAGAAAAATCCAGAGAAATCCTATTACATGGGATGCTCTTATGGTGGTCATCAGGCTATGGTTTTGGCCCAGCGTTTCCCTTGGGATTTCGATGGGATCGTAGGTGGCGGTGCGCCAAATCGTCTTGGCGATCTCATGCAGCAGAACGTGTGGGCTTTGACGCATGCCTACGACAAGAATTACACGCCGATCTTTTCAGAATCTGATGTCAACGTCCTGCATAAGGCCGTTCTTGATAAATGCGACATGGATGACGGCGTGAAAGACGGTCTCGTTGGCAATCCGCGCGCTTGCAAGATCAACCCGGATGAACTTGTCTGCAAGAAGGGTCAGAAGGGCAATTGCCTAAGCCAGGATAAGGCGGATGCGGCCAAGAAAATGTATTCTGGTCCAACAGATTCCAAAGGTAAAAAGCTTACTGCCGGCGGATGGGCGCCGGGTACGGAACTTTTCTGGCGAAAAGTATATCGTCCGGACGGAACAGGTCTTGCTGCTCTGGCGAAGAATTACTTTCGCTATATGGGCCGCACCCCTGAACTCGGAGCCGGGTGGACGCCAGAAGATTACGATTTTGATATGGACTATAAGCGCAACGACGTGATGGAAGCGCTTTATGCCGCGGATAATCCGGACATGCGGAGATTTAAAGCTGCAGGTGGAAAATTCATCAACTATGTCGGCTGG harbors:
- a CDS encoding TonB-dependent receptor, with amino-acid sequence MKPITNFLLTSVCALPFVISSAALAQEDAGNAAFGLQEIVVTAAKLGSQNLQTTPIAVSVVDGNFMETQGLNNIKDLSTYVPNLTFSRNIAAAIIYVRGIGSNGGSDPSVATQIDGVYISRASGQMSDFFDVERVEVLRGPQGTLYGRNATGGIINVISRAPSSEFGGKVRLGYGNYNTLEGAGYVTGSLVEDKLTASLAVNYRRHDAFFENIAPGGHDIGTGNSAGARMQVRLQVNENITATTRADYGQVDEYFESYDHLLAPLTINAPLANSLVGSYRKVALNADQRLKSWIGGVSEEINWKLNDSLTLNSITAWRQIKTRAYNDNDASELDLLLFRSTSDTRQLSQEFNLQYVSDKFRAVGGLYYFHDEDTPGSFVTQTASLTTRGAFPEVQSDSYAAYAQGDYEILSDLRLVVGARYTTEKKKMNQNFQAKSINPATMGNNLPGFPVIFDIDRRDNAFTPKVGLDYQANDNLFLYASATKGFKSGGFNSQATNPLTAGYAPEMLWSYELGAKTQWFDRRLRLNLTGFYYDYTDLQVRQLLGPGNSVISNAASATVKGLELEVIAKPVSEIQLSGNLSYLRARYDSFPTASIPGGFSPYVPNQNCKAGVCTINASGHTLDGSPEWSGMVALDYMPQIGGYDLNLHVDYAFRARTYFDASNILLASQKAYGLFNANISISPSDAGGWKLELYGKNLANEKYYQVVSGNGMAPGGIVGDPRTYGIRASYNW
- a CDS encoding carboxylesterase/lipase family protein, whose amino-acid sequence is MHSSISSEVKIVQGIVRGAEEDGVCRFLGIPYAKPPVGELRWQAPQPPEPWPGVRDAFEFGPAAVQTVGAGFNIRASSMSEDCLTLNVWTANLTPDARQPVMLWIHGGGNLGGSRSEDAFDGANLARQGITAVTFNYRLGAFGFLAHPDVGANFGVLDYVAVLEWVRDNISQFGGDPGNVTIFGESAGAVAVRTLLSTPKARGLFHRGIIQSAGFEQYSFAPGWSYDRAEAAAERLFERLGSRDLDVLRQIPTEELRIASHENCGIFPPPGQVHTPANLVWMPVPDNEILMAGSFPGWPEDVPVMFGCLENEARYFIKPQGSYDWNVVRHMATALAGPKADDVMAVLKGANLSPYEALDKLFSTVIWFEPALATIKRFGALGRRFYYYHFARVSPGARKSQDLVKHSAEIRYVFGNLTDDQAYDETDRVISAGLQNAWIEFARTGVPRSPDGSAWPAYNDQRSQISWIEDDFQARDLDVSELTSIIHSLRT
- a CDS encoding HpcH/HpaI aldolase family protein; the protein is MFKRNRIAEMLENKQVPLGMQVFTGHPALIEILGLTGFDFVMLDTEHSPNNARDMEHLVRAADTVGLATFVRVSKHDDESDIHRALEAGAVGIFLPLIKTAEDVKRAADAAYFPMKGKRGICPSLRAARYNWNTFDEYARWNNDEVMLVPMIEQVEAVENIEEICALEDVKMIVFAAGDLAYAMGEASLMMDSPKVQAAYRKVLDAAKRHNVAVNGGPILDATPESCRKALDSGVSVFTLGLDTLAFRRFCEDTVGALNTGIEGSDFTRPPAPISGFKAKKA
- a CDS encoding tannase/feruloyl esterase family alpha/beta hydrolase, with amino-acid sequence MAMVATIIAMPSIVSAAETARAQSVISNCDAIKRTDFSTIPEAPTDVISAKQVVAVNDVPAHCEVEGIVAPNVGFKIKLPEENWNGRFFMHGCGNYCGTFDYEKYCEKPLRKGYACIVTNAGHVTRPADVNWTDGQWAYNNLQAELDYGGRASHVTAVAGKAITASFYKKNPEKSYYMGCSYGGHQAMVLAQRFPWDFDGIVGGGAPNRLGDLMQQNVWALTHAYDKNYTPIFSESDVNVLHKAVLDKCDMDDGVKDGLVGNPRACKINPDELVCKKGQKGNCLSQDKADAAKKMYSGPTDSKGKKLTAGGWAPGTELFWRKVYRPDGTGLAALAKNYFRYMGRTPELGAGWTPEDYDFDMDYKRNDVMEALYAADNPDMRRFKAAGGKFINYVGWHDMGTVPGVAIDYYETVEKTMGGREATQDFFRMFMIPGSLHCRNGEGAEDIDFLTYIEEWVEKGKAPDVMIGARRDESGKVLFTRPTYPYPLMLKYKGAGDPNDAGNFEPVMSR